A segment of the Salminus brasiliensis chromosome 1, fSalBra1.hap2, whole genome shotgun sequence genome:
AGCTGGTTTAAGATCGGATAGGGTGAAATGTATTGACCAATCCTTTTCTACACAACATTCAGATACATGAGTTAATGGTGAAGATATGGGGTGATACTCACTGGATCTCTGGACACCATGACAGACTGGCAGATGAAGGGAGCACTGACTTCAAAGTGCTTTAGCCAGTTGTTCACGTCTTCATTAGTATTCAGGGGGCACGTAGAGAACTCTCGTGGCTACAGacagaagacaaagatgaaCCTCTGGGACGTGTACCAAACAATTTCCACTTGGGTGTGGAGTCTAATTTGACTGCATGACAGTTTGAACAAGTTTTCTTCAATGAGAATCTTTAAGATTTTGGTTAATCTGGGTCACAAAACATATGACATCTGTACTCTCAGCTCATCTGATGCTTGGTACCCTTAATGCTCTCACTTCCATGTTCTTAGCACTTTTGGATTCTGCAGGGCAGATGCCCTCTGCAATTGACAGCCTTGCTTTAGATGTTCTTTGCACAGATGTTAACATGTTCTATAATACAATCATCAGGGTTAAACACAACTGAGAATGTGCAAGACTGTGTTGAGAATAGTTCATTTAGATGATCattgtgtataataattaaTGCTCAGCAACCAGAACGGTGTATCATGTGAATTTGAACACTTCAGGTCTCCTTTCTTTACCATGATGTGGATCTTGGCCTTCCCTTTCTGGATGATGAACGTCCCGCCAAGAGCCAGGGTCTTATCACCATAGTGTTCTTCCATAGTTTTCCTCATACAGTTCACAAgactctcctctcctttccgtCTGCTCGCTCTGACCTTGATGACCTGTGACCAAACAAGTTTTTAATTTTGGTCTGCACcaagtttttaatttttttttaaataaaattataaactAATTCAGTTATTGATCATTTGCACACTTGCCACTTCAACTGTTTACCCAGCTGGATTGAAAAATGACAATattgtaaaaacaacaacaacaaaaaaaaaaaaggtatgcAAGTTCTTCCTCTACACTTTagcatttaaatataataattaacagGGGTCTGCTCATGTCACTGCTACTTTAACCGAGTACTGAGTAACAGCAGTTCTCTGTTAAGGGACTAACAGTTTATAGAAACCACATTATTAGAGGCAGAATAGTTTTAATCACAAATAAGAGCAAAGCTATCGCACTGCACAGACATGTAGTGGTGACATCTGGCCGATACCCGACCTATTAAATTATTAAGAATTGGGATGCGTGCAGCTGTTATCTGCCTCCGGAGTTTGCTCACCTTCCCAGGTTTACCCTCACACGCATAGAGGTTTGCAAGAAGGCCAAAGTCACAGTCATGGAATCTGTCACTGTATTTCTCCTGCAGACATTTCCCATCCACTGGATTGACTGAGGAGAAGTAGCTGCCGTTGATGGCAGATTTGCCCTCAGATTCAGTCAGCACCAGAGGCATCAGCTTAGAAAAGTAACATGGGTAATTAATGATGTTCATGAGAATAGCTAGGACACAGAAGTTAGTAGCTCTCCTTTGTGATTCATAAACAAAGTCAAGAAACTGCTAAGGGTGTAATCATTTTAGTCCTATATCATAAAACAATCAAACTGAATCTTACATTTATAATCAAAAatcatataatattaatatatgaaaacagaaagaagaagCAAGTGTCATGACGCAGGTTTTCACCTCTCCATTCATTCCAACAGTCTTAGATGAAACTGCACCAGCACCAATAATAAATGCCCCAGGAAGCTCCAACTCCTTGGACACAGTGTTCATATTATACACCTTGGGGACATGAATTATAATGCGTGTCATGAATAACCAATATATAACAATTGAATAGtaataaacaataacaatatgtatatatatatcatatattatcTACTTTCGGCAGCACGTGGCAACGGCAGCAGCTGGCTACCTCTCCTGCTAAAGTGCTACAACCTGAATACCCACACACAGACTGTTACTGATTACTCTTATCCTTTCGGTTCACTCATCATAcccacactgagctccactaGTTCAGGAAATATACTGTACACTTTAActggaactctctctctctattcataagctgtgtactgttctccctacctgaacactagctgctatacttattactgcactgtacactCTGTTTACAGACACGATGCTGTGAACAATACCAGACTGGTCTACCTCagcacacactcctgaactcccagttttactcttcatttacatGCACAGCACATCACTGCTCTGCATATAATACTAGTATAGTAACTCAGTTTACaccttaatcacccagccttcatgcacacatttgcacatgcacatactTGTATATGTTTGTATTTACTGCCTTTGTACTAATTGTCTATGTACCCTGTCTTgtgttttgtctttgtttatcttACTGCACTATTGTATCATGTTGTATTTATTCTGCACCCGGAGACTCAGCCTGACAGTGTTTTGTTGTACAATACAACTGTGTTTTCGTTTAATGACAATAAACTTAAAGTGAACTGAATATGTCCTAGGCTCTTAGTCTTATAATCTAAATTCAACATCGGACAGTCGAACCTTGTCCACATGGACCAGGGGGACCAAGTAGGGGACACCTCCAACATCAGTAATGCGAGGTTTACCACAAAGCCCTtttggaagaagaaaaaaatagctAATATCAGTCAACTGTAAAAGTAGGGTGGATTTGGGTAATAAGTGACAATATATTAGGCAAAATACCAGCACTAAATAACCTACCAATtcttttattctatttattcaCTCATGTCAGTTAGCTCTATAATTCAATTTCTGACTCTTCTTAGTTTAATGTTTCAATAAGAGTCATAAAGCTCTACATTTTACAGGACTGTTTCAAATGTCTCTCTGTCCCTTACAAttaaagaggggggggggtttcaATCAATCAGATTGTTGTCCAGAACTGTGCCGCATTTAAAAATACAGCCCTGTAATACAGACCTAAAATCTTCAGTGTGAGTGGGCAGAGTTAAACTGCTAAATACTGAATGAGTGGCTGTATGGTTGTCAAATTacatgtgtttatttgtgtagagtgtaaaaacatattttaatagaacattcatCTGCACATACACAATACAAAATTAGTGTTAATTtgcttaataaaaataaacatttatgtattatgtaCAAAGGTGACATTTCAGCAACATGCTCCAAATTAGCAGTAAAAAATGCCATAATTAGGTTTGTTTCCCATAGaggatttatttactttatttagaaAATTAATCAAAACATGACATTTGTGTTCATACTTCTGCACAATACTGCATGTAACTGTGTTGATATTTGCGACATCCCAAAAACAGCAGCATCAGCTGTACAAACTGCACAGTGAATGGTAGTGTGAATCTGTAATAGTACTTTTGTAGCAATTCATGCAAAACTAGTGGTCCACTTGTATTTTGCTTAGCGTTTCCTTAGCAGCCCTCCAGTGGTTAAGCagagtatataataataaaaaaaataagtaaataatattCCGTTTCAGCAAGTCATTTTATATACtagtcattattatttttctgtaagttgttttagttttttttctaaaaatctGTTTGAAAATAGTAAAAACTAGTTTGATCTTGTACGCATGACAATTATCTGGGT
Coding sequences within it:
- the c1h11orf54 gene encoding ester hydrolase C11orf54 homolog, producing the protein MAGTSKTEKLQLHVPSLEELCEVLEKGLRNNFEDAEVCVAECPDLSQAPFQFPVKGLCGKPRITDVGGVPYLVPLVHVDKVYNMNTVSKELELPGAFIIGAGAVSSKTVGMNGELMPLVLTESEGKSAINGSYFSSVNPVDGKCLQEKYSDRFHDCDFGLLANLYACEGKPGKVIKVRASRRKGEESLVNCMRKTMEEHYGDKTLALGGTFIIQKGKAKIHIMPREFSTCPLNTNEDVNNWLKHFEVSAPFICQSVMVSRDPGLDLRLEHTHGFSHHGEGGHYYIDTTPNTVEYLGYFLPADFIYRIDRPTETHNVGRD